The Gopherus evgoodei ecotype Sinaloan lineage chromosome 4, rGopEvg1_v1.p, whole genome shotgun sequence nucleotide sequence GGTAGAGGATGCTGACCACCACCAGCACGTGCATGATCTGGTGGCTGTTGAACCAGTAGTCGAATCGGCCGGGTTGCCAGCGCTCAGGCACGCGGGAGATGTTGATGACGCCCCCCAGCAGGGCCAGGCCGTCCATGATGAGGTACGAGCGCAGCGAGGAGGGGTGGCCCGTGCCCAGGCCCGCCCAGCGCAGGTAGAAGAAGAAGAAGCGGAAGAGGGCCTGCCAGGCGAAGGAGCGCAGGCGCCGCACGTTGGAGTGGGCCGTCACCGCGCAGATGATGGCGTAGCTGGACAGCGCCGTGTAGGCCAGCAGGGCAGCGCTGCGGGGAAGCGGGGAGCAGGCAAGAGTGCAGTAGATGATGGGAAGGGCACCTACGGGGGGGGAGGAGCAAAGGGTTAGAGGTGGGGGGCAACCAGCCCTTTCTCAACCCCATCCAGCCCACCTGGTCCCTGCAGTGCCCCACAATGCCActaccctcccatcccccttgGGATCATCTACCCTTCCCCTGGATCTACCCTAGCCCCAGCACGgcccctggctctgctcccaacCACTCCCCCCTAGCTGTGCCCCTCCATAATCCCCAACCAGTCCCCCCActtcccctggctctgcctccaaCCAgtcccccccatctctgccccccatAACCCCAACTAGTTCTGCTacgcccccagctctgcccccaaccATTCCCCCCCCCAGCCGTGCCCCTCATAACTCCAACCAGTGCCCCCacaccccctggctctgcccccaaccagtcccccccatctctgccccccatAACCTCAACCAGTCTTGCCAtgcccccagttctgcccctagccagtcccccccagctgtgcccctccATAACCCCCCAACCAgttccccagcc carries:
- the PAQR4 gene encoding progestin and adipoQ receptor family member 4 isoform X3, whose protein sequence is MAYLGGPRLLDWASSPRHLQFNRFVLTGYRPASSGSGCLRSLFYLHNELGNIYTHGALPIIYCTLACSPLPRSAALLAYTALSSYAIICAVTAHSNVRRLRSFAWQALFRFFFFYLRWAGLGTGHPSSLRSYLIMDGLALLGGVINISRVPERWQPGRFDYWFNSHQIMHVLVVVSILYLHWGVVADLLWVTSYACPQD